The nucleotide window GCTTCACCGAGGGAATCCGCTCGATCACCCTGGGCAACGGCAGCCTGCAGGCGACCACGGGGCTGAGCCCATGGGTCTTCGTCGCCATCATCTCGGCGATCGCCATCTGGCTGACCGTCCACCACACCCGCAAGCTCAAGGCCCCTATGGCCACCCTGCCCCCGCGCAAGACCGGTCTGGCACACCTGCTCACCGAGAAGCGCTGGAACCCCTTCGCCACGGCCGTGGTCATCGGCATCATCGCCACGATCGCCTGGCCGCTCTCGGCCGCCACGGGACGCAACTCAGGTCTGGGCATCACGACCCCCTCGGCGCACCTCGTCGGCTACCTGAGCACCGGAGACACGAAGCTCATCGACTGGGGCGTCATGCTCGTCATCGGCATCCTCGTCGGCTCCTTCATCGCCGCGAAGGCGTCCGGTGAGTTCCGAATCCGCGTGCCGGACAAGGGCACGATCATCAAGTCGATCATCGGCGGCGTCGGCATGGGCGTCGGCGCGGCCATCGCAGGCGGCTGCACCGTCGGCAACGCCATGGTCTCGACCGCACAGTTCGAATACCAGGGCTGGGTGTCGATGGTCTTCATGATCGTCGGCTCCGGAATCGCCGCCAAGGTCTCCATCAAACCCAAGAAGTCGCAGGTCGCAGCACCCGCGGCGGAAAGCAGGACTGTATGAAGCAAGTACTCGAAACCGACGGCCAGGTCTGCCCCTTCCCGCTCGTCGAAGCCAAGGACGCGATGACCGGTCTGGAGGCCGGCGATGAACTCGTCATCAACTTCGACTGCACCCAAGCCACCGAGGCGATCCCGCAGTGGGCCGCCGAGAACGGCTACCCCGTGACCCACTTCGACCGGGTCACCGACGCCAGCTGGACCATCACCGTCCAGAAGGCCTGACCTCGAAGGCCTGACCCAACCAGGCCCACCACCTACAGCCTCACGATCGTCTCCGCACCATCGGCGACGGTCAGCCGCATGATCGTGTTCTGCTCGATGAGACTCCATCCCTTGTGTTCGAGTCCCGAGGAGGACACGATCATTGCGTTGTCGGGCGTCCGCTGCCAACTCATCCGGTAGTAGTGGTCGTGATGATCGGGCGGCAGAGGTCCCTGCAGATAGGGCACCTGGGTCCCGGCCGTGGCATGGACGACGATCATCTCCTCGGTGGTCAGGAAGAGCAGATTGATGCCAGGGTGATCGAAGTCCGCGCGCAGCATCCGCACCGTCGAAGTCACCGCATCGAGCAGTGACTTGCCGAGGCGCAGGTCCCTTAAGACGAGGGCGAAGACGATCGCCGAATCCGTTGTCCCACCCACCTCGTCGACCTCGGCGACGGTCACATATTCGCGCAGCCGCTCGATCGGATGCACCGAGCCGTTGTGCGCCATCGCCACACCGTCGGCGAGGAACGGGTGCGTGTTCTCCTCGAGGTCGGCCAAGCCCGTCGTCGCCATCCGCAGATGGCAGATCCGCCCCTCCACCGCTTCCGCATCCAACGCGCGGGTCAGCCGGGGATCGTCGGCACCTTCGGTGGGCGTGCGGAACCGCGCGACCGCCTCGGCGTCGGTGTCGATCCATGCCGTGCCCCACCCGTCATCGTGGACCGATCCCATCGACTGCCACTGACGGCACTCATCAGCACCGATGAGGTCAGCGGCCGTGGTCGGGGTGGGGGAGATGAAACCGAGCAGCCTGCACATGCGCCCTCCTTCGCTCTGACCTCAGGCTACGCCCGAAACGGTGGGCAATGTCAGTGCCGATGTCTAGACTCGAGGCATGAAGATCACGGTACTCGAAGGCGATATCACCGAGGTGGCCGTCGACGCGATCGTCAATGCCGCGAATTCGTCTCTGCTCGGAGGCGGCGGGGTCGACGGAGCCATCCATCGCGCGGCTGGTCCCGCGCTGCTCGAGGCCTGCCGGGAGGTCCGGCAGACCACCCATGTGCGCGGTCTCCCGCCCGGTCAGGCGGTGGCCACCTCGGCAGGGGATCTGCCCGCCCGCTGGGTCATCCACACGGTCGGACCGAACCGGAACGCGGGTGAGGCCGATCCCGAGATCCTCGAATCCTGCTTCGAATCGAGCCTCAACCTCGCCGAGGAGGTCGGTGCCACCTCGATCGCGTTCCCTGCGATCGGCGGCGGGGTCTACGGATGGTCAGCCAGGGATGTCGCCGAGGCGGCCCACAGCGTCATCGTCGACGGACGGTCCCGCGACCGCTGGGAATCGATCGCCGAAGTCCAGTTCGTCCTCTTCAGCGATCAGATGACGAGCGTGTTCTGCCAGGTCTTCGACCACGACCAGTGGTGATGACATGAAGGTCAACAGGGTCATCCCGGACATCACCGTCGACGACATCGCGGCGGCGCGAGAATTCTATGCAGGCTTCCTCGGTCTGAGCAGTGAAGAGTTCAATCTCGGCTGGGTCGCGCGCTTCACCTCCCCGGACACCGGTGCGAGCGTGCAGGTGCTCACCGCCGATGCCACAGGGCAGACGAACCCCGTGGCCTCGGTGCTCGTCGACGATGTGGATGCCGCTTACGCCGAGGCCAAGGAGCAGGGCATCGAGATCGTCCACCCGCTCACTCACGAGGAGTGGGGCGTGAGGCGATTCTTCGTTCGGGCGCCCGACGGCAGCGTGTTCAACATCGTCGCGCACCCGGAGTGACCGCGCGCCCCCAGTGACCGGGAACCTCGATGACCCTCCGGCGTTCACGCCGCCGTGTGACGCACCCTGTGCACGAGCGACACCGTCAGCGCGGCGATTGCGCAGCCGAGCGCGATGAGCAGCGGGGTCCCGGAGATGATCGCCTCGACGACAAGTTCGGGTCCGGTCTGGAGTATCGGACCGACGACCTTGACGAGGAGGAACCCGAGGACTCCGAGAAGCAGGAAGAACGCCGCGCTCTTCCCGAGGCGGACCTGCAGGCTCTTGAGCGTGCCGTTGACGTTGTACCGGCTCATCACCGATCACCTTCGATTTCGACTATGGTCCAAACTCTTTGGGCTCTGCTTTGACGCTACTCCCGCAAACCGGGGAGGTCCTGGGCGATCGACGGATGTTCGATGAGAGCCGGCCTCGCTCAGCGCGGTGACCGACCGCCGGGGCGCACCAGCCCGGTCTCATAGGCGAGGACGATGAGGGCGGCACGGTCCCGAGCATCGAGGCGGGTGAGCAGCCGACTGACGTAGGTGCGAGCCGTGGCCGGGCTGAGGAACAGCTCCGCGGCGATCTCATCATTGGTCAGGCCGCGTCCGATGCCGCTGAGCACCTCGACCTCACGTTCGGTCAGCCCCTCGAGACCGCGATCGTCGGCGGCAGAAGGGCCGCCCTCCGCGACGGCCCGCATGACCGCGGCGGTGACCGACGGCGACAGCAGCGCATCACCGGCCGCGACGGTGCGGATCGCGCCACGCAGATCGTCGGCGGAGACGTCCTTGAGCAGGTAGCCGGCGGCACCGGTCCGGATCGCAGCGAACACGTTCTCATCCTCGTCGAACGTGGTGAGCATGAGCACCCTCACTCCGTCGAGCTCGGCATCGGAGACGATCGCCCCAGTCGCTTCGATCCCGTCCATGACCGGCATGCGGATATCCATGAGCACGATATCGGGACGCAGCTCGCGCACAAAGGACAGGCCCGCCCGGCCATCGGCCGCCTCGGCGATGACGATGATGTCCCCATCACGTTCGGCCAGGGGCCGCAGGCCCGCCCGGACGAGTTCCTGATCATCGACGAGGACGACGCGGATCGGCTCGGTCATGATTCGTCCCCACCGTGGACCGGCAGATGCGCGGTCACCGCGAAGCCGCCCTCGGTCCTGCCTGCGCGGAGGCGGCCGCCGAGGAGGTCCGCCCGTTCCTGCATCCCGCGGATGCCCGCACCCGGACGCGTCTCCTCTGAGATCTCAGGCGACCCACCCGGTCCGTCATCGATGATCGAAACGACGAGCTCCCCGCGGCTTAACTGCGCCGTGACCTCGGCGGACGTCGCGCCGGAGTGCCGCAGCACATTCGTCAGCGATTCCTGAACGATCCGGAACGCCGCCGCATCGACTGCTCGAGGCAACGACGCAGGATCGACGTCGACAGCGACGTCAAGATCGACTCCTGCTGCTCGGGCAGCGTCGACGACGGTTGCCACCGAGGCCAATCCCAGCGCCGAGGCGGGACCTCCGAATCCGTCCTCCCTGGACTCCTCCCGCAGAACCTTGACCGTACGACGCAGCTCCCGCAGCGCCTCGGAGGTGGCATCGCGGACCCGTTCGAGTGCGGCAGTCCGGTCGTCGGGGTCCTCGGCTTCAGCCGCCACCGAGGTGTGCAGGGAAGCCACGGACAAGGTGTGGCCGATCGTGTCGTGGAGGTCTCGGGCGATGCGCACGCGTTCGGACTGCATGTGCGCCTCGGCGGCCCGGGACTCTTCGGCGGCGGTGAGTGCGGCAATCCGTTCTGACTGGGCGCGGGTCTCCCGGACGAGCCGGACCACGGACCCCAGCGCGATGGCCGCTGCGGCCAGGGCGAGTTCGGTGACGAAACCGTAGCCGGTCAGATGCGCCCGCGGGTCGACATCGTCGAACCGGTAGAACGTTGACACAGCCACGAGGACGGCGGCCCCGATGACCGCCCAGGAGGTGCGGCGCACATCGGCGGTGGAATAGAGGACGCCGACAGCGGGCAGAACCATGCCGATCGGTGGGAGGCCGAGGGCGTAGTAGACGAAGATCCCGAGCACCGTCACCGCCAGCACAATCAGCGGCAGCCGACGGCGCAGAAGCAGCACCGCACCGAAGCCGAGTGCCCACGCGAAACCGGGGACTGGGGAGGAACCGGCGTCATCAGCGGCAATGACGAGGGAGATCACCAGTGTCACCGCGACGGCCAGGGAAGCATCGGTCAGGCGGGGTTCGACGCGCTCGCGCACGCTTCCCCGCACCTCCGACTCAGCTGCACCCATGATTCCAGAATACGGAGCTTTCGCTCATGACGCAGTCGTGCACAGGCGATCAACAGGTCGCCTGCAGGCGATCGGGCGCTCGCCTCGGGGAGGTCGGCAGTGACGCTTCGGGGCCGATGTGCCGGAACCCGCCGAAGACGAGAGTTGAGGGCATGAATACGACAACTCATGCGAAACGCCCCCTGTCCTGGCCCCTCATCGTCGGTCTGTCCTCCCTCGCGCTGCTGTGGCCGCTGACCGGACTGTGGCCCATCCTCGGCGAGGGACCCGTCCGCGCGTTCACCCTGCTCGGTCTCACCGGTGCGGTGTGGATCGGGACTGTCGGCTTCGCGCGGATCGCCCGGCCCGTGCTCACCCTGACGATCTGCGGTGCGGCACACGGGGTCCTCACCCTCGCCCTCGGCGGTCTGCTCGCCGGCACCGGAGCGATCGGCGCCGGTCCCGCCATGCTCATGGCGTTCATCCCCAGTCTGGCGATGGGTGCCGGAGTCGGCGCTCTGGCCGGTCTGGCGGCCGCGGGCATCCAGGCGATGCTCGGTCGGCGGGAGGAACGATGAGACCGCGCAGGACCGTTGCGGTTGCGGCCGTCTCACTGGTCGTCGCGGTCGGTCTGGCTGCGTGCGGAGTCTCGACCACCTCGGTGACGGAGGCGGAGTTCACGAACGAACTGGCCATTCCACCGTTGGCCGATTCGCACGTCGAAGATGGGGTGCGGACCTTCGACCTCACCGCGCAGACCGGGACGACACAATTCCCCGGTCAGGACGGACCGACCAAGACCTGGGGGTTCAACAGTGCATTTCCCGGTCCGACCCTGCGGGCCGAGCGCGGAGAGAAGGTCGCCGTGAACGTCGAGAATGCACTGCCCGAAGCCACCAGTGTGCACTGGCACGGCATGCACCTGCCGGCCGAGATGGACGGCGGACCGCATCAGATGATCGAGTCCGGGGCGACGTGGACGCCGCAGTGGACGATCGACCAACCCGCGGCGAGCCTCTGGTACCACCCGCACCCGCACGGGCAGACCGAGGACCACGTGTATCAGGGGTTGGCGGGAATGGTCATCCTCGATGACGACGCCAGCACCGAGGCGGATCTTCCACACGAATACGGAGTCGACGACCTCCCGCTCATCGTCCAGGACAAGTCGTTCACCGGCGACTCCGAACTCGAACTCTCCCATGACGGGGCCGAACCCGGAATGCTCGGCGACACCGCCATGGTCAACGGAACCATCGGCGGGGTGCAGGAAGTGACGTCGGAGAAGGTGCGGCTGCGCCTGCTCAACGGGTCGACAGCACGGACCTACGCGTTCGAGATCCCCGACCGGACGATGGACCTCATCGCCGGTGACGGCGGGCTCCTCGACGAACCCGCCGAGGTGGACCGGCTCCGGCTGGCGCCGGGGGAGCGCGCCGAGGTGGTCGTGGACTTCACCGCGGGTGAGACGGTCCGGCTGCGCTCGGCAGAAGTCGACCTCGGCGGGGTGGCGGTGCCTGCGACGATGGGCGGCAACGACTCCTTCGACGTCCTCGAATTCCGAGCTGCGAAGACACTGACCCCTTCGCCCGAACCCGCATGGTCGTCGTCCGAGCACGCTGACCATGATGCCCTGGACGAGGCCGATGCGGTCAAGACTCGGACATTCGAGCTCGAAGAGAGGGAGATCAACGGGGAACGGATGGACATGAACCGTATCGACGAAATCGTCCATGTCGGTGATACGGAGGTGTGGGAGGTGCGCAGCAGGCAGCCGATCCCGCACAGCTTCCACGTCCATGACGTGCAGTTCGAGGTGCTCGACGTCGATGGCGAAGCACCACCGGTGGAGATGAGCGGGCGCAAAGACACGATCTACCTCGAACCGAACCGCGACTACCGTCTGCTCATGCGCTTCGAGGACTATACGAACCCGCATCTGCCGTAAATGTACCACTGCCACATGCTGCTGCACGAAGACGAGGGGATGATGGGGCAGTTCGTCGTCATCGACCCGGACCAGGAGAGTGAGGTCGGGGTGCCGGGAGCCTCCGAGGGAGGCGGGCACGAGCACTGAGCTGGGTCAGATGAGCCCCGCCGCGAATCCGCGGGCGTAGGCGTCGACGAGGTCAGCGGCCATCGCCGAGCGCATCTGCCGGATGAGCAGCCGCCGCTGGACAGGTTCGCCGAGGATGTCGAGCACTTTCTGACCGTCAGGCGGGGCGAACGGTCGGGCCGCGATCTTCGCACAGTGATAGCTTGCGGCCGCGACGATGTCGGCGTCGGTGGCCTCGAGAGCTTCGTCATCGTTCCACACATCGTCATCGAAAGGACTTTCGGACAGCGCATTGAGAATGGTCGCGAGGTCGATGGCATCCTTGGGGTTGTCCTCGTGGCGCTCACTCCAGGCGAGGATCTTCAGCGCGGTCAGCGCGGCCGGAGACGCGACCTGCACCACGGTTCCCTTCGGCAGCCGTACCGTCACCGATGTCGCATGGGCCTCTGCAATCCCGGTGGCGTCGAAGACGGAGCCATCCGAGAAAGTCACCGCTCGGCCGACCTCGTTGCCGCCGAAGGGAATGACATCGATCTCGACGCCGAGCACTGTGAATTTGTGCGGTGCGCTGCCCTTGCGGGCAAGCACCTGGGTGAGCGCGCGAAAATGGTCGTCGTCGCGGACTGCGACTGCGATGTCGATGTCCTTCGTAGCGCGGACAGGGGCGGTGCGCTGTTGAGAATGGATGACGAGGTCGCGGGCTGCGGCACCGATGACGAGGAACTCGACGCCCACAGTCCGGCAGGCCGCTGCGAGTTCCCGGAGGACGTCCTCGGGAACCGGCACATCTTCGTGCCCAGCGAGGTCGATCATCGCTCACCGTGTGCGAATTCGGCGCTGATCTCGTCGGTGCGCGGATCGTCTTCGAGCAGCAGATCGGCACGGATGAGGAGCCTGGGAACGGTATGGTCCACCGTGGGAACCGGCGGGGTTCGCCACAGTGCCGGGCGGAGCCGGATCGTCCCGTGCTCATCCTTGCGCAGCCGCCCCCGGCGGATGAGTTCTCTGCGCGCGCGGTCGTCGGTGTCGACGTGGATGAGCGCGGTCGCCGGGCGAATCGGCGCCCCGAGTCGGGCGGCGGCAACTTCAGAGCCGAAGAGCGCGCCCTCAGGCAGGACAGCGTCGAGCACGTCGTTGGGGGTGGCCCACAGGTCACTGGTGAAGCGCTCCTCCGGCCAGGCCGTCGGCTGCTGGGCCGAGTATGCGGAGATCCATTCACGTTCGAGTGCATCTCGCCGCAGCAGGTTGTTGCGCTTGCCTTCCACCATGGGCGGTGTGCGATCGCGCAGTGCTCGAAGGACGCGGTTGACTGTGCCCAGCGATGTTCCCGAAGTCTCAGCGAGTGCTCGCTGGGCGGGAGTGGTGCCGAAGTGCTCGGCCGACGCCAAGAGTGCGAAGGTCACGGGAAGTCCTGCGCGTGTGAATGGGGCCGCAGCGCTGGGGGTCGAAGTCGGGCCGGCGGCGCGGCGACCGCGGATCTCAATGACGATCCCGCTGCTGCGCAGCGAGGCATTCCCCGCCGAGTCCACAAAGCCGCCCCAGCCGCGTTCGCGCAGCTGACCGGCTCGTGCGTCGGACACGCGCTCGGTGATGAGGATCGTTCGCTCGTCATGGGGGAGGAGGGTGATGTCCGATGCATTCACCGTGGCAGCGGCGATCGCCGGGAACGGGTGCTGGTCGTGTCCGTCGTCGATGGTGAGCGTACCGGGGACAGCTCGTCCGAGATCACCTGCGTGCGCCGACCAACTGGCACGCAGACCCGCCTCGGCGAGTTCGTTGACGGCGTGCGCGACGAACGCCGGGGTGTCACGAACCCTGTGTTCAATGATCGACATATGTTCATGATAGTTGAACATTGCCGAATATTGAACACAGGGTGCGCGGGCGATCAGTCACTCACACCGCGGTGTAGCCGCCGTCGATGAGGTAGTAGGCGCCGGTGACGAACGAGGCGTCATCGGAGAGCAGGAAGCTCACGACCTTCGCGACCTCCTCGGCGGTGCCCAAACGGCCGAGCGGATGCTTGGCCTTGAGGCCCTCGATGACTTCGGCGTCGAGGCTCGATTCGAGCAGCGGGGTCGTGATGTAGCCGGGGCCGACGGCATTGATGCGCAGGCCGTCGGCGCCGTATTCGGCGGCGGCGTTCTTCGTGATGCCGACGACACCGTGCTTGGCGGCGGTGTAGGCGCCGTTGTTGATCGCGGCGACGGTTCCATGGACGGAGGCCATGTTGACGATCGCGGAGTCCTTCGCGCCTGTCTTGAGCATGGCCGGGATCTGGAATCGCATTCCGTAGAGGACCCCGTTGAGGTTGACGTCGATGACCTTGTCCCAGGATTCGAGGTCGGTCTCTCCTGCCGGGAGCTGTTTGCCGCCGATGCCGGCGTTGTTCACCGCGAAGTTGAGGCCGCCGTAGGTGTCGACTGCGTGCTGGACGACCTTTTCGGAGTCTTCCTTCGAGCTCGTGTCCTGTTGGATCGCCGAGGCGGTTCCGTCGGAATCTGTGATCTCGTCGGCGACGCGCTGAGCGGCGTCGAGGTTGATGTCGGTGATGACAACCTTGGCGCCCTTCGAGGCGAGGTCCTTGGAGATCGCCTCTCCGAGTCCTGATCCGCCGCCGGTGACGAGTGCGACCTTATCCGTGAAATCTGCCATGGTGGTGACCTTCTTTCTCGAAAATCTGCGGAGCCCAGCTGATGTGGCCCTCACCAGGAACAACAGCGGAAAGTCGGGATGCATTCCGCTCCGTGCGGGACTGTTCGGTCACTCGGAGCATTGATTGTCAGTCCGAAACGGTGGTTCACTGGTTGCATTCTGCAATCAGATTTCTCGTTCAACGATTCGAGGGGGAGCAATGGGAAAAGTGGCATGGGGTTTCACCGCCTCGATCGACGGGTTCATCGCCGGACCGGAGCACGATATGTCGTGGCTCTCGGCCTCGGAGCCCAACGCCGAAGGCACCACCGAGGACATGGCCTCGAAGGTCGCAATCATCATCTCCGGCCGGCGCGGCTACGACGCGGCCAAGGCACAGGCCGACGAACGCGACGAACTGACCTCGGAACCCTACGGAGGTGCGTGGTCGGGGACGGAATTCATCCTCACCCACCGTCCCGAGGAGCTCGCCGGAGACACCTCGGTGACGGCATTGAATTGCACCATCACTGAGGCGATCGAGCAGGCCCGGGCCATCGCCGGTGATCGTGACATCCAGATCATCAGCGCCGATATCGCCCGGCAGGCCCTCGAAGTCGACCTCATCGACGAACTCCAGGTCTACGTCGCTCCGGTCTTCCTCGGCGACGGCACCAGGATCTTCGACGTCCCCGGCGGCAGGCGCGTCGATTGGGAGCTCGAGACGATCGATGAGGCGAACGCGCGCAGCTTCGGGCGCACGTACCGTCCGAAACGTCGGTGATAACTCAGCTCTCGCGTCGGCTGAGTTCGAAGAGGATCCGCAGAGCCTCCTCGTCGAAGTCCTCACCGGAGTCGATGTCCGGGGCACCTTCGCGGACCTCCGAGTGGAGCTGCTCCATCCGCCGGTCGAGCTGGTCGGAGGCCGCAGCCGCCTCGGTGAGTTCAGCGATGAGCCGATCGGGGACATCTCCGTCGAACTTGTAATGGATCTTGTGCTCGAGGCTCGCCCAGAAATCCATCGCGATCGTGCGGATCTGCACCTCGCAGATCACCGGGACCGGGCCGCCGTGGAGGAACACGGGCACCTCGAGGATCGCGTGCAGGCTGCGGTAGCCGTTGGGCTTCGGGTTCGCGATGTAGTCCTTGATCTCCACGACCCGGATATCGTCCTGGGCCGTGAGCAGCTCGAGCACATGATAGGTGTCGGCGACGAAGCTGCAGGTGATGCGGATGCCGGCGATGTCCGTGATCTTCCGGCGGATGACATCGACATCGAGCGGCAGGCCCCGACGATG belongs to Brevibacterium spongiae and includes:
- a CDS encoding YeeE/YedE family protein; this encodes MIITGLIVGLVLGFVFQRGRFCVTGAFRDLTLTGNTRWFSALIVLIAVHSIGLVLLNSFGVINLEATPFPWLASIVGGLIFGFSMVYAGGCATGTYYRAGEGLVGSWFALIFYALFSAVMKLGPAAGFTEGIRSITLGNGSLQATTGLSPWVFVAIISAIAIWLTVHHTRKLKAPMATLPPRKTGLAHLLTEKRWNPFATAVVIGIIATIAWPLSAATGRNSGLGITTPSAHLVGYLSTGDTKLIDWGVMLVIGILVGSFIAAKASGEFRIRVPDKGTIIKSIIGGVGMGVGAAIAGGCTVGNAMVSTAQFEYQGWVSMVFMIVGSGIAAKVSIKPKKSQVAAPAAESRTV
- a CDS encoding sulfurtransferase TusA family protein is translated as MKQVLETDGQVCPFPLVEAKDAMTGLEAGDELVINFDCTQATEAIPQWAAENGYPVTHFDRVTDASWTITVQKA
- a CDS encoding class II glutamine amidotransferase encodes the protein MCRLLGFISPTPTTAADLIGADECRQWQSMGSVHDDGWGTAWIDTDAEAVARFRTPTEGADDPRLTRALDAEAVEGRICHLRMATTGLADLEENTHPFLADGVAMAHNGSVHPIERLREYVTVAEVDEVGGTTDSAIVFALVLRDLRLGKSLLDAVTSTVRMLRADFDHPGINLLFLTTEEMIVVHATAGTQVPYLQGPLPPDHHDHYYRMSWQRTPDNAMIVSSSGLEHKGWSLIEQNTIMRLTVADGAETIVRL
- a CDS encoding O-acetyl-ADP-ribose deacetylase, which codes for MKITVLEGDITEVAVDAIVNAANSSLLGGGGVDGAIHRAAGPALLEACREVRQTTHVRGLPPGQAVATSAGDLPARWVIHTVGPNRNAGEADPEILESCFESSLNLAEEVGATSIAFPAIGGGVYGWSARDVAEAAHSVIVDGRSRDRWESIAEVQFVLFSDQMTSVFCQVFDHDQW
- a CDS encoding VOC family protein, yielding MKVNRVIPDITVDDIAAAREFYAGFLGLSSEEFNLGWVARFTSPDTGASVQVLTADATGQTNPVASVLVDDVDAAYAEAKEQGIEIVHPLTHEEWGVRRFFVRAPDGSVFNIVAHPE
- a CDS encoding response regulator, with protein sequence MTEPIRVVLVDDQELVRAGLRPLAERDGDIIVIAEAADGRAGLSFVRELRPDIVLMDIRMPVMDGIEATGAIVSDAELDGVRVLMLTTFDEDENVFAAIRTGAAGYLLKDVSADDLRGAIRTVAAGDALLSPSVTAAVMRAVAEGGPSAADDRGLEGLTEREVEVLSGIGRGLTNDEIAAELFLSPATARTYVSRLLTRLDARDRAALIVLAYETGLVRPGGRSPR
- a CDS encoding sensor histidine kinase; its protein translation is MGAAESEVRGSVRERVEPRLTDASLAVAVTLVISLVIAADDAGSSPVPGFAWALGFGAVLLLRRRLPLIVLAVTVLGIFVYYALGLPPIGMVLPAVGVLYSTADVRRTSWAVIGAAVLVAVSTFYRFDDVDPRAHLTGYGFVTELALAAAAIALGSVVRLVRETRAQSERIAALTAAEESRAAEAHMQSERVRIARDLHDTIGHTLSVASLHTSVAAEAEDPDDRTAALERVRDATSEALRELRRTVKVLREESREDGFGGPASALGLASVATVVDAARAAGVDLDVAVDVDPASLPRAVDAAAFRIVQESLTNVLRHSGATSAEVTAQLSRGELVVSIIDDGPGGSPEISEETRPGAGIRGMQERADLLGGRLRAGRTEGGFAVTAHLPVHGGDES
- a CDS encoding nucleotidyl transferase AbiEii/AbiGii toxin family protein; this encodes MIDLAGHEDVPVPEDVLRELAAACRTVGVEFLVIGAAARDLVIHSQQRTAPVRATKDIDIAVAVRDDDHFRALTQVLARKGSAPHKFTVLGVEIDVIPFGGNEVGRAVTFSDGSVFDATGIAEAHATSVTVRLPKGTVVQVASPAALTALKILAWSERHEDNPKDAIDLATILNALSESPFDDDVWNDDEALEATDADIVAAASYHCAKIAARPFAPPDGQKVLDILGEPVQRRLLIRQMRSAMAADLVDAYARGFAAGLI
- a CDS encoding type IV toxin-antitoxin system AbiEi family antitoxin, translating into MSIIEHRVRDTPAFVAHAVNELAEAGLRASWSAHAGDLGRAVPGTLTIDDGHDQHPFPAIAAATVNASDITLLPHDERTILITERVSDARAGQLRERGWGGFVDSAGNASLRSSGIVIEIRGRRAAGPTSTPSAAAPFTRAGLPVTFALLASAEHFGTTPAQRALAETSGTSLGTVNRVLRALRDRTPPMVEGKRNNLLRRDALEREWISAYSAQQPTAWPEERFTSDLWATPNDVLDAVLPEGALFGSEVAAARLGAPIRPATALIHVDTDDRARRELIRRGRLRKDEHGTIRLRPALWRTPPVPTVDHTVPRLLIRADLLLEDDPRTDEISAEFAHGER
- a CDS encoding SDR family NAD(P)-dependent oxidoreductase: MADFTDKVALVTGGGSGLGEAISKDLASKGAKVVITDINLDAAQRVADEITDSDGTASAIQQDTSSKEDSEKVVQHAVDTYGGLNFAVNNAGIGGKQLPAGETDLESWDKVIDVNLNGVLYGMRFQIPAMLKTGAKDSAIVNMASVHGTVAAINNGAYTAAKHGVVGITKNAAAEYGADGLRINAVGPGYITTPLLESSLDAEVIEGLKAKHPLGRLGTAEEVAKVVSFLLSDDASFVTGAYYLIDGGYTAV
- a CDS encoding dihydrofolate reductase family protein, which produces MGKVAWGFTASIDGFIAGPEHDMSWLSASEPNAEGTTEDMASKVAIIISGRRGYDAAKAQADERDELTSEPYGGAWSGTEFILTHRPEELAGDTSVTALNCTITEAIEQARAIAGDRDIQIISADIARQALEVDLIDELQVYVAPVFLGDGTRIFDVPGGRRVDWELETIDEANARSFGRTYRPKRR
- a CDS encoding GTP pyrophosphokinase; translation: METGRDMKAEDTALSPHQIESIRTLRQDFSRMLMHHRFVVNEVLTKLAILREESAHTHSYNPIEHISSRVKSPRSLLEKVHRRGLPLDVDVIRRKITDIAGIRITCSFVADTYHVLELLTAQDDIRVVEIKDYIANPKPNGYRSLHAILEVPVFLHGGPVPVICEVQIRTIAMDFWASLEHKIHYKFDGDVPDRLIAELTEAAAASDQLDRRMEQLHSEVREGAPDIDSGEDFDEEALRILFELSRRES